The nucleotide window AGACCCCTTCGACCCGTCCGGCAACAAGCTTCCAGAAATGCGCTCACCATTTTGGCTATTTGAGAAATCTTCCCGACGGCTCTATCCTACCAGATGAATGTGCAGGTTGCCCAAAAACAATGCGCTGCGTGTTTCCAAACCGGTAAAGACCATGAACTGAGTTTTTCGCCGCTCGATTTAGTTTCCACGCTAGCTTTATTTGACTCAAGGGTGTATTGCACAATGAACTGGAGCCCGAGGGATGGCGGTAAATCAGGAAAGCGTGTCCCGAATACTATCCGTTTTGTCTCATTCCCTGAGACGAGAGATCCTTCAGATCCTCAGTGATAAGGGAGAGGCTTCCTTTACCGACCTGATGAACGCTCTTAACGTCGACACAGGAAAGCTAAGTTTTCACATACGAACACTTGCGCCTTTTCTAGAACAGACAACAGCTGGAAAATACAAGCTGAGCAAAGTAGGCGAAAACGCGATACGGTTGATCATGGATTTGAAATTATGGGCAGAAGAGGTTGAAGCTCAGAGAAAAACACCCACACTTCCAATTGCCTCTTTCAAGAAGAGAACCCTTGCTTTTCTTATCGACCTGTTCATGATGCTTGCAATCGCAGTTCTCGTAACATTGCCGAACACGTTGTCCCTGCTTGCCGCAGGAAATATCCTAGGCTTCGACCCTAACATCATTCTTCTCACCCTTGCCCTCTTGTGGCTCTACTCTACCCTATTCGAGGGTTTCAAAGGGCAAAGCATAGGTAAACGTATTATTGGACTGATGGTTGTCAGAACAGACGGAAAGGGCTTATCATACGACTACGCCGCCGTAAGAAATTTTGGCAAGGCATTTCTATTGCCTTTCGACTTGCTCATTGGCCTTAAAGTCAAGGACGAACGATACGTCAGATATTTCGACAAGTTCGTCGGCACAACGGTGATAGACCTAAGAATCTAACTCGTCTACCTCTTGTTTAACACTCTTCGCAGACTTTGTCAACTTCGATTCGCAGCTTTCCAGCAAGAGTTCACTAGATGCAGAAATCATCTTCTCAAAAAACCTTATTCGATAAATCCTCTCAACAACAGCAGACCGAAAATCATCCTAAAGGAGAAT belongs to Candidatus Bathyarchaeia archaeon and includes:
- a CDS encoding RDD family protein, with protein sequence MAVNQESVSRILSVLSHSLRREILQILSDKGEASFTDLMNALNVDTGKLSFHIRTLAPFLEQTTAGKYKLSKVGENAIRLIMDLKLWAEEVEAQRKTPTLPIASFKKRTLAFLIDLFMMLAIAVLVTLPNTLSLLAAGNILGFDPNIILLTLALLWLYSTLFEGFKGQSIGKRIIGLMVVRTDGKGLSYDYAAVRNFGKAFLLPFDLLIGLKVKDERYVRYFDKFVGTTVIDLRI